The following proteins come from a genomic window of Saccharomyces mikatae IFO 1815 strain IFO1815 genome assembly, chromosome: 7:
- the VMA7 gene encoding H(+)-transporting V1 sector ATPase subunit F (similar to Saccharomyces cerevisiae VMA7 (YGR020C); ancestral locus Anc_4.157), which translates to MAEKRTLIAVIADEDTTTGLLLAGIGQITPETQEKNFFVYQEGKTTKEEITDKFNHFVEERDDIAILLINQHIAENIRARVDSFTNAFPAILEIPSKDHPYDPEKDSVLKRVRKLFGE; encoded by the coding sequence ATGGCTGAGAAACGTACTCTTATAGCTGTGATAGCTGACGAAGATACCACAACCGGCTTATTGTTAGCTGGTATTGGACAAATCACACCTGAaactcaagaaaaaaacttctttgTTTACCAGGAAGGTAAGACTACCAAGGAGGAAATCACTGACAAGTTTAATCACTTCGTTGAAGAAAGAGACGATATTGCCATTCTTTTAATCAATCAGCACATCGCGGAAAACATAAGAGCAAGAGTGGACTCCTTCACCAATGCATTCCCTGCTATTCTGGAAATCCCATCCAAGGATCATCCTTACGATCCTGAGAAGGATTCtgtattgaaaagagtCAGAAAGTTATTTGGTGAATAA
- the DPC29 gene encoding post-initiation translation factor DPC29 (similar to Saccharomyces cerevisiae YGR021W; ancestral locus Anc_4.158) encodes MLARNRCFSVLFKNSRSFSALNSSVGSGHNKWSTIKHGKAKNDAERNKINNKFANQIAMSVKLGNGITDPTMNIRLATSIELANKNNVSKKVIENAIRKGSGTSGSGKDSNASELCVYEGMGPGGVALVVEALTDNKNRTIGLIRSAFNKANGSMTPTLFFFDKRGYVTIQPPSELDTEDKVLESVLEIHGIEDITPVHEDPQDTDCDTETETETTGPTYEAVTEPSDTNKVAALLKERGFHIKDLGIGYNAKPDMAVSVQGDEILEKLQKLTAALEDIDEVTSLYTNASDAGNA; translated from the coding sequence ATGTTGGCAAGAAACAGATGCTTCAGTGTcctattcaaaaattcccGATCGTTCAGTGCCCTGAATTCTTCGGTAGGCTCAGGTCACAACAAATGGTCAACTATCAAGCACGGTAAGGCCAAGAATGATGCGGAACGAAACAAAATCAACAACAAGTTTGCAAATCAGATAGCAATGTCCGTAAAACTAGGCAACGGTATTACAGACCCGACCATGAATATCAGACTGGCCACCAGTATTGAACTGGCCAATAAAAACAATGTCAGTAAGAAAGTGATTGAAAACGCCATTCGGAAAGGTTCCGGAACCAGCGGATCGGGCAAGGACTCGAACGCGTCTGAGCTATGTGTATACGAGGGAATGGGTCCCGGTGGAGTAGCTCTAGTGGTGGAGGCCCTTACCGACAACAAGAACAGAACGATAGGTTTAATAAGAAGTGCATTCAATAAGGCTAACGGCTCGATGACTCCCACcctgtttttctttgacaaaCGAGGCTATGTCACGATACAGCCTCCCAGCGAGTTAGACACTGAGGACAAGGTGCTGGAAAGCGTACTGGAGATTCACGGCATCGAGGATATTACGCCCGTGCACGAAGACCCACAAGACACAGACTGTGATACTGAAACTGAAACTGAAACTACAGGCCCTACTTACGAGGCGGTGACCGAACCATCTGACACCAACAAGGTCGCTGCCCTCTTGAAGGAGCGTGGCTTCCACATTAAGGACCTAGGCATCGGCTATAACGCCAAGCCGGACATGGCCGTTTCCGTACAAGGCGACGAAATCCTCGAGAAATTACAGAAGCTGACCGCCGCACTCGAGGACATCGACGAAGTAACGTCGTTGTACACCAACGCTAGCGACGCTGGCAACGCTTGA
- the MTL1 gene encoding Mtl1p (similar to Saccharomyces cerevisiae MTL1 (YGR023W) and MID2 (YLR332W); ancestral locus Anc_4.159), with amino-acid sequence MADGIWIGRESFRSSLCMWRLTLIAFLSTLPLSVLSQELAAVNTTSSTAPSITSLSAADLSTFTADTMSSEGSSTTSIVSVSFTSFPQSSSPLTISATLSSQFASSSVQAPSTSTSSVTSFSSSSSEVASSSFTVASSSVPITSSTFSTSSLSASSSSLSVYPSTFSVSSESLSSLFSSSVSVSSISTSSISVHSTSTSTSTSSSYLPSPSPSTSTSSSSSYLPSPSSSSSSSSSSSSSSSSSSSSSSSSSSSSPSSSSSSYSTSSSSSFSSAQSSSSYPSSSISSSSDPTLSITSTSASSFVTSASQNSNLKKTITSIIEGQTILSNYYTTITYSPTASASLGKNSHHSGLSKKNRNIIIGCVVGIGAPLILILLILIYMFCVQPKKTDFIDSDGKIVTAYRSNIFTKIWYFLLGKKIDDTEKFSSDSPIGNNNIQTFGDIDPEDILNNDIPYTHKHANVEGYDDDDDGENLSSHFHNRGIDDEYSPTKSASYSMSNSNGQDQGDRDDADGIMPDEDIHSVYDDSEASVDENYYTRPNNELNITNY; translated from the coding sequence ATGGCAGACGGTATTTGGATCGGTAGGGAAAGCTTCCGTTCCAGCCTATGTATGTGGCGACTGACTTTGATAGCGTTCTTATCAACGCTGCCGCTAAGCGTTCTTTCGCAGGAGTTGGCAGCGGTTAATACGACATCCAGCACAGCTCCTTCCATTACTTCACTTTCTGCAGCCGACTTATCCACGTTTACTGCAGATACAATGAGTAGCGAAGGCTCATCAACAACAAGTATAGTCTCCGTCTCTTTTACTTCTTTTCCACAATCTTCTTCACCCCTTACCATTTCGGCAACACTTTCTTCACAGTTTGCTTCTTCGTCCGTGCAAGCTCCATCAACTTCCACATCGTCTGTTACTTCTTTCAGCTCCTCATCTTCCGAGGTTGCATCATCGTCGTTCACCGTGGCGTCGAGTTCTGTGCCAATCACCTCCTCGACATTTTCGACCAGCTCATTGTCGGCATCTTCCTCGTCTTTGTCCGTTTATCCATCGACATTTTCAGTTAGTTCGGAAAGCTTAAGCTCTTTGTTTTCCTCGTCAGTTTCAGTTTCATCGATTTCGACTTCCTCGATCTCTGTTCACTCAACTTCAACTTCAACTTCAACCTCGTCCTCGTATTTACCTTCACCTTCACCTTCAACTTCAACCTCGTCCTCATCCTCGTATTTACCTTcaccttcatcttcatcttcatcttcatcttcatcttcatcttcatcttcatcttcgtcttcatcttcgtcttcatcttcgtcttcatctccgtcttcatcctcatcctcatACTCAAcatcctcatcctcatcctTCTCATCGGCGCAGTCGTCTTCGTCCTATCCTTCATCctcaatttcatcatcttcagatcctacattatcaatcacCTCTACATCCGCCTCATCCTTCGTCACATCCGCTTCTCAGAACTCCAAtctgaagaaaacaataactAGTATAATAGAAGGCCAAACCATTCTTTCTAACTACTATACTACTATAACGTATTCACCAACCGCTTCGGCCTCCTTGGGCAAAAATTCACATCACTCAGgtttatcaaagaaaaatcgtaatattatcatcggTTGCGTCGTTGGTATTGGCGCCCCCCTCATCTTAATTCTACTAATATTAATCTACATGTTTTGCGTTCAGCCCAAAAAGACAGATTTCATTGATTCTGACGGTAAAATTGTTACCGCTTACCGCAGTAATATTTTTACCAAAATTTGGTATTTCTTATTaggtaaaaaaatcgaTGACACAGAAAAATTCAGCTCTGATTCCCCTATAGGCAATAACAATATCCAAACTTTTGGTGATATAGATCCGGAAGATATACTGAACAATGACATCCCTTATACGCATAAGCATGCCAATGTTGAAGGCTACGACGACGACGATGACGGTGAAAACCTATCTTCGCACTTCCATAACAGAGGCATCGATGATGAGTACTCACCTACTAAATCTGCATCATATTCAATGTCAAATAGCAACGGTCAAGATCAAGGTGACCGCGATGATGCTGATGGGATAATGCCTGATGAAGATATTCATAGTGTTTATGATGACAGCGAAGCTAGCGTTGACGAAAATTACTACACAAGGCCAAACAACGAATTAAACATTACAAACTATTAA